A region from the Campylobacter subantarcticus LMG 24377 genome encodes:
- the trmA gene encoding tRNA (uridine(54)-C5)-methyltransferase TrmA, producing the protein MHFEEKIALNKALFSSLYDGEIQCFKSPLKAYRTRAEFSIYHHENGEISYAMFKNKKKTPIEKFDIADEKIQEYMPILLNNLNENLKHKLFGVEFLATKLDLSATLLYHKNIETIIHDLQELSTRLNLKLIARSRGKKLVFNGENLRQILNINTNEFLYEFNNDCFIQPNTTINEKMIEWVVDLLEKEDRKDLLELYCGYGNFTIVLAKYFNKILATEISKKNIEFALKNCTLNSIGNISFTRLSSEELSQALKKEREFNRLKGINLDSFSISHVLVDPPRAGLDLSVIELIKNYENIIYISCNPISLRENLKKLCKTHKISKFAFFDQFANTNHLECGIYLKLNNNIKH; encoded by the coding sequence ATGCATTTTGAAGAAAAAATTGCTTTAAACAAAGCATTGTTTTCTTCTTTATATGATGGAGAAATTCAGTGCTTTAAATCACCTTTAAAAGCTTATAGAACTAGGGCAGAGTTTTCTATATATCATCATGAAAATGGAGAAATTTCTTATGCAATGTTTAAAAATAAGAAAAAAACTCCTATTGAGAAATTTGATATAGCGGATGAAAAAATTCAAGAATATATGCCTATTTTATTAAATAATCTAAATGAAAATTTAAAACATAAACTTTTTGGAGTGGAATTTTTAGCGACTAAGTTGGATTTAAGTGCAACCTTGCTTTATCATAAAAATATCGAAACCATCATACATGATCTACAAGAATTATCTACAAGATTAAACCTTAAGCTCATAGCAAGAAGTAGGGGTAAAAAGCTTGTATTTAATGGAGAAAATTTAAGACAAATTTTAAACATCAATACAAATGAATTTTTATACGAGTTTAATAATGATTGTTTTATACAGCCAAATACAACTATAAATGAAAAAATGATTGAATGGGTGGTTGATTTATTAGAAAAAGAAGATAGAAAAGATTTATTAGAACTTTATTGTGGTTATGGAAATTTTACTATAGTATTGGCAAAGTATTTTAATAAGATTTTAGCAACTGAAATTTCTAAAAAAAATATCGAATTTGCTCTAAAAAATTGCACTTTAAATTCTATTGGAAATATATCTTTTACAAGACTTTCTAGCGAAGAATTAAGTCAAGCCTTAAAAAAGGAAAGAGAATTTAATCGTTTAAAAGGTATAAATTTAGATAGTTTTAGTATATCTCATGTTTTAGTTGATCCACCAAGAGCAGGACTTGATTTAAGTGTGATTGAGCTTATTAAAAATTATGAAAATATCATTTATATTTCATGTAATCCTATTAGTTTAAGAGAAAATCTTAAGAAATTATGTAAAACTCACAAAATATCTAAATTTGCATTTTTTGATCAATTTGCAAATACAAATCATCTTGAATGTGGTATTTATTTGAAATTAAATAACAATATAAAACATTAA
- a CDS encoding Na+/H+ antiporter NhaC family protein, protein MRIFYLLLAPLLLFADTQANAELFGVWTLLPPVIAIILAFITKDVVLSLFIGALSGTFMLGLIENSIYHAIIASFTGFISKVVNAMASPGNAGILLQVLTIGGVVALITKTGGTKAVAVWLSTKAKQAKSSQFATWCMGIFIFFDDYANSLIVGPIMRPVTDKFRVSREKLAFIMDATAAPITGLAIISTWIGLEISLIRSGYDLIDNATFAHLGIAKEEINAFEIFVQTLPYRFYNLFMLIFVVLTIYTGREFGPMLKAELRARAGKFSHGHEQIDNIEDKVLEPKEHVKLQASNAIIPLAVLIVFSFIGFYFSGYNALDDASIKTQIDVAPFSLFAFRETFGAADASVVLFQAALLATIVAIILGMYRKIFTLKEAIAVWTHGWRTMIMTVIILLCAWSLASVIKDLGTSKYLIDLFSDKTPIYLLPTVIFIFASIISFSTGTSYGTMGILMPLAIPLAMAVGVHNDLNGLELHQYMIINISGVLTGAIFGDHCSPISDTTILSSMGSKCDLLAHVSTQMPYALSVCAISILCGYLPVALGLNVWLGLVFGILAMIALLFVVGKKVDE, encoded by the coding sequence ATGAGAATTTTTTATTTACTATTAGCCCCTTTATTATTATTTGCTGATACACAAGCAAATGCAGAGCTTTTTGGGGTTTGGACTCTTTTGCCACCGGTGATAGCTATTATTTTAGCTTTTATTACTAAAGATGTAGTGCTTTCGTTGTTTATTGGTGCATTAAGTGGTACTTTTATGTTGGGGCTTATCGAAAATAGTATTTATCATGCTATCATAGCTTCTTTTACAGGATTTATCTCTAAAGTGGTAAATGCCATGGCAAGTCCTGGTAATGCAGGTATTTTGCTTCAAGTTTTAACGATAGGTGGGGTTGTAGCTCTGATTACTAAAACAGGGGGTACTAAAGCTGTGGCCGTTTGGCTTTCTACTAAGGCCAAACAAGCAAAAAGTTCGCAATTTGCTACTTGGTGTATGGGGATTTTTATTTTCTTTGATGATTATGCTAATTCATTAATCGTAGGACCTATTATGCGTCCAGTGACTGACAAATTTAGAGTAAGCCGTGAGAAACTTGCTTTTATTATGGATGCTACCGCAGCGCCAATTACTGGCCTTGCTATTATTTCTACTTGGATAGGACTTGAAATTTCTTTAATTCGTAGTGGATATGATCTAATCGATAATGCAACTTTTGCTCACCTTGGCATAGCTAAAGAAGAAATTAACGCTTTTGAAATCTTTGTGCAAACCTTACCTTATAGATTTTACAATCTTTTTATGTTGATTTTTGTTGTTTTGACAATTTATACAGGTAGAGAATTTGGGCCTATGTTAAAAGCAGAACTTCGAGCTAGAGCGGGTAAATTTTCTCATGGACATGAGCAAATTGACAATATAGAAGATAAGGTATTAGAGCCAAAAGAACATGTAAAATTACAAGCTTCTAATGCGATCATACCTTTGGCTGTGTTAATTGTGTTTTCTTTTATAGGTTTTTATTTTAGTGGCTATAATGCTTTAGATGATGCAAGTATTAAAACACAAATTGATGTAGCGCCATTTAGTTTATTTGCTTTTAGAGAAACTTTTGGCGCAGCTGATGCTTCGGTAGTGTTGTTTCAAGCAGCGCTTTTAGCCACCATAGTAGCTATTATTTTAGGAATGTATAGAAAAATATTTACTTTAAAAGAGGCGATTGCGGTTTGGACACATGGTTGGAGGACTATGATTATGACAGTAATTATTTTACTTTGTGCGTGGTCACTTGCTTCTGTGATTAAAGATCTTGGAACTTCTAAGTATTTAATCGATCTTTTTTCAGACAAAACACCTATTTATTTATTGCCAACTGTAATTTTTATTTTTGCTTCTATTATTTCTTTTTCAACAGGAACTAGTTATGGGACTATGGGTATTTTAATGCCTTTGGCTATTCCTTTGGCAATGGCTGTTGGGGTGCATAATGACTTAAATGGCTTAGAATTGCACCAATATATGATTATTAATATTTCAGGTGTGTTAACGGGAGCGATTTTTGGAGATCATTGTTCGCCAATTTCTGATACGACTATTCTTTCTTCTATGGGAAGCAAGTGTGATCTTTTAGCGCATGTTAGTACACAAATGCCTTATGCTTTAAGTGTTTGTGCTATTAGTATACTTTGTGGTTATTTACCAGTAGCACTAGGACTTAATGTATGGCTTGGGCTTGTTTTTGGAATATTAGCTATGATAGCTTTGCTTTTTGTAGTTGGCAAAAAGGTAGATGAGTAA
- a CDS encoding short-chain dehydrogenase/reductase, subgroup 5: MKIALITGVSSGFGLESLKALIELDYKVIAIARRKQRLEKLQGFYGDKIYPIVLDVRDKQAVFATIENLPQDLQNISLLVNNAGLALGLDEFDSLDIEDIEAMVDTNIKGFLYIARATLPLLRRVKNAHVINLGSIAANVPYYGGNVYCGTKAFVAQFSKALRTDLRGSNIKVTNIAPGLCKTEFSEVRFKGDIKKADEIYENTKYIKAEDIAKIITFIISLPEHININEIELMPVTQTWAGTFSEKI, translated from the coding sequence ATGAAAATTGCTTTAATAACAGGGGTAAGTTCAGGCTTTGGATTGGAAAGTTTAAAAGCTTTAATAGAGCTTGATTATAAAGTTATAGCCATAGCAAGGCGCAAGCAAAGATTGGAAAAATTACAAGGGTTTTATGGAGATAAAATTTACCCTATAGTACTTGATGTTAGGGATAAGCAAGCAGTTTTTGCAACAATTGAAAATCTACCTCAAGATTTACAAAATATTTCTTTGCTTGTTAATAATGCAGGTCTTGCTTTAGGGTTAGATGAGTTTGATTCTTTAGATATTGAAGATATTGAAGCCATGGTAGATACTAATATCAAAGGCTTTTTATATATAGCAAGAGCTACTTTACCTTTACTTAGAAGGGTAAAAAATGCTCATGTGATTAATCTTGGTTCAATTGCAGCTAATGTGCCTTATTATGGAGGCAATGTTTATTGTGGCACGAAAGCTTTTGTGGCACAATTTTCTAAGGCTTTAAGAACGGATTTGCGCGGAAGTAATATAAAAGTAACTAATATTGCTCCAGGACTTTGTAAAACTGAATTTAGCGAAGTGAGATTTAAAGGTGATATTAAAAAAGCTGATGAGATTTATGAAAATACTAAATATATTAAAGCTGAAGATATAGCAAAAATTATTACTTTTATTATTAGCTTGCCTGAGCATATTAATATTAACGAAATCGAACTTATGCCTGTGACTCAAACATGGGCAGGAACTTTTAGCGAAAAAATATAA
- a CDS encoding ankyrin repeat domain-containing protein, with protein MKILLFSLIISLNALALDYTCGYVKENKMDFFKEFKPQVSQDFAQVDLNCDFSLKNNQITKRLYELANEIRGSNSACMGGEYFSDLRKFDFKLLEIALDPQGHQKTLQDPIILEEKFAKLKAYFRFWAYQSIGNFKLFKEFWKEYNNAINPLTRYFQKEFNLDKASAIYFASNALNEFLNWAVGETKIFKDVSDFEKFVANKNNSLEQIKEYIYTKKISNLELNNGFKSALLNNRESEIVSEFIKLGVKINEGYESALFFALDNAENVKLLLENEAVVDYKNSFGKTPLFYAVEYNNYKVAKLLLENGANVNQKYINDNEKLSIASMGSNTPYFITLCALEHTSKNIFMHGANYADVKMLKLLIDYKANYKEIDDLGFNALDFAIIAKKEQNIKFLKKLGLKENENLMLYEEAQP; from the coding sequence TTGAAGATTTTATTATTTAGTTTGATTATAAGTTTAAATGCATTAGCTTTAGATTATACTTGTGGGTATGTCAAAGAAAATAAGATGGATTTTTTTAAAGAGTTTAAACCGCAAGTTTCTCAAGATTTTGCTCAAGTAGATTTAAATTGCGATTTTTCTTTAAAAAATAATCAAATCACAAAAAGATTATATGAGCTTGCTAATGAAATTAGGGGAAGCAATAGTGCTTGTATGGGTGGAGAATATTTTAGTGATTTGAGAAAATTTGATTTTAAATTATTAGAAATTGCACTTGATCCACAAGGCCATCAAAAGACTTTACAAGATCCTATAATACTCGAAGAAAAATTTGCAAAATTAAAAGCATATTTTAGATTTTGGGCTTATCAAAGCATTGGAAATTTTAAACTTTTTAAGGAATTTTGGAAAGAATATAACAATGCGATTAATCCTTTAACAAGATATTTTCAAAAGGAATTTAATTTAGATAAAGCAAGTGCAATTTATTTTGCTAGTAATGCTTTGAATGAATTTTTAAACTGGGCAGTTGGTGAGACTAAAATTTTTAAAGATGTTTCAGACTTTGAAAAATTTGTAGCTAATAAAAATAATTCTTTAGAGCAGATTAAAGAATACATTTATACTAAAAAAATTAGCAATTTAGAATTAAACAATGGTTTTAAATCAGCCTTGTTAAATAATAGAGAAAGTGAAATTGTAAGTGAATTTATAAAATTAGGTGTAAAAATAAATGAAGGTTATGAGTCTGCTTTATTTTTTGCACTAGATAATGCAGAAAATGTTAAGCTTTTGCTTGAAAATGAAGCGGTGGTTGATTATAAAAATTCTTTTGGTAAAACACCGTTGTTTTATGCTGTTGAATATAACAACTATAAAGTTGCCAAGCTTTTGCTTGAAAATGGTGCAAATGTAAATCAAAAATACATTAATGACAATGAAAAACTTTCTATTGCTAGTATGGGAAGTAATACGCCATATTTTATCACCTTATGTGCGCTTGAGCATACTTCTAAAAATATCTTTATGCACGGGGCAAATTACGCAGATGTAAAAATGCTTAAGTTGCTTATAGATTATAAAGCTAATTATAAAGAAATAGATGATTTAGGATTTAATGCTCTTGATTTTGCCATCATTGCAAAAAAAGAACAAAATATTAAATTTTTAAAAAAACTTGGTTTAAAAGAAAATGAAAATTTGATGTTATATGAAGAGGCGCAACCATGA
- a CDS encoding O-6-alkylguanine-DNA/cysteine-protein-methyltransferase — translation MYKNFYKASFAYILLQSDKDKLVNVDFATYKPNFTKDKHPILEQALEELDLYFNKKLFAFNTSLALKGSEFEQKVYKALIKIPYGQTKTYQEIASFINHPKAFRAVGNANSKNKLAIFIPCHRVVAKNHLGGYNGGLFIKEALLKLEGVL, via the coding sequence ATGTATAAAAATTTTTATAAAGCTAGTTTTGCTTATATTCTTTTACAAAGTGATAAAGATAAGCTTGTTAATGTTGATTTTGCTACATACAAGCCTAATTTCACCAAAGATAAACACCCTATTTTAGAACAAGCCTTAGAAGAATTAGACCTTTATTTTAACAAAAAACTCTTTGCTTTTAACACATCCTTAGCTCTAAAGGGGAGCGAATTTGAGCAAAAAGTATATAAAGCTTTAATTAAAATTCCCTATGGACAAACTAAAACATATCAAGAAATTGCTTCTTTTATCAATCATCCAAAAGCTTTTAGAGCGGTAGGTAATGCAAATTCTAAAAACAAACTTGCAATTTTTATACCTTGCCATAGAGTGGTAGCTAAAAATCACTTAGGCGGATACAATGGTGGTTTATTTATTAAAGAAGCTTTACTTAAATTAGAAGGTGTGCTTTAA
- a CDS encoding EamA family transporter: protein MPSLLLASFIWAFSFPLIGHFITLEMDSFFAAFAKVFLSLLVFLPFLNFKLNLHLKLKLISIGALQLGMMNLFYYHSFLYLSVSEVALFTIFTPFYVVFFYGLFSKNLRYLYFISIFICIIGAFVVKFDNINSNFLYGFLLIQGANLVFGAGQSFYKILLEKNTNLSQKEAFAYFYLGAICVTLPAFLFFGDYNNLPSNLSSWIALIYLGTIASGLGYFLWNKGSTEVDSGVLALMNNAIIPISIFINMSIFGVDVELLPFCIGTLIILFSFFIHKKIMHYYDKKSCSNTNH from the coding sequence ATGCCTAGTTTATTACTAGCAAGTTTTATTTGGGCTTTTTCTTTTCCATTAATTGGGCATTTTATAACTTTAGAAATGGATAGTTTTTTTGCTGCATTTGCAAAAGTTTTTTTGTCTTTATTAGTATTTTTGCCTTTTTTAAATTTTAAGCTGAATTTGCATTTAAAACTAAAACTCATAAGCATTGGAGCTTTACAACTTGGTATGATGAATTTATTTTATTATCATTCTTTTTTATATTTAAGTGTAAGCGAAGTAGCGCTTTTTACTATCTTTACGCCTTTTTATGTTGTGTTTTTTTATGGGCTTTTTTCAAAAAATCTTAGATATTTATATTTTATAAGTATTTTTATATGTATTATAGGTGCTTTTGTAGTTAAATTTGATAATATTAACTCTAATTTTTTATATGGCTTTTTACTTATTCAAGGAGCTAATTTGGTATTTGGCGCTGGACAAAGTTTTTATAAAATTTTATTAGAAAAAAATACAAATTTAAGTCAAAAAGAAGCTTTTGCTTATTTTTATTTAGGTGCAATCTGCGTAACCTTACCTGCTTTTTTATTTTTTGGAGATTATAATAATTTACCATCCAATTTAAGCTCCTGGATAGCTTTGATATATCTTGGTACTATTGCTTCAGGGCTTGGATATTTTTTATGGAATAAAGGCTCTACTGAAGTAGATAGTGGAGTTTTAGCCTTGATGAATAATGCCATTATACCTATAAGTATTTTTATCAATATGAGTATTTTTGGAGTAGATGTAGAGCTACTACCTTTTTGCATAGGGACTTTAATCATTCTTTTTTCGTTTTTTATACATAAAAAAATCATGCATTATTATGATAAGAAATCTTGCTCAAATACAAACCACTAG
- the truA gene encoding tRNA pseudouridine(38-40) synthase TruA produces the protein MLLKLTFSYDGSKFQGSATQPHKLSVQDALVQALSHLGIYEKPLFASRTDKGVHAFNAVACVKVGEHFKDFVYLKNKINHFAHPFIHIKHIQRMQENFQVRFDVKKRAYRYIISHEKYNPFLASYVHFYPKINIKLAKEIAFLFEGEHDFKLFQKEGSDNKTSIRKMYKTRVYAYKNYTVFYFEANGFLRSQIRMMMASILKVLEGKMSQNELLEQINAKKAHCRFLAPASGLYLSKISYHNNA, from the coding sequence ATGCTTTTGAAATTAACTTTTTCTTATGATGGCTCTAAATTTCAAGGTTCAGCTACCCAACCACATAAGCTTAGTGTCCAAGATGCTTTAGTGCAGGCTTTATCACATTTAGGTATTTATGAAAAGCCTTTATTTGCTTCAAGAACTGATAAAGGTGTGCATGCATTTAATGCAGTTGCTTGTGTAAAAGTGGGAGAACATTTTAAAGATTTTGTGTATTTAAAAAATAAAATCAATCATTTTGCGCACCCATTTATACATATAAAGCATATTCAAAGAATGCAAGAAAATTTCCAAGTGCGTTTTGATGTGAAAAAAAGAGCATATCGATATATCATAAGCCATGAGAAATATAATCCTTTTTTAGCTTCTTATGTTCATTTTTATCCAAAAATAAATATTAAATTAGCCAAAGAAATTGCTTTTTTATTTGAAGGAGAACATGATTTTAAACTCTTTCAAAAAGAAGGCTCTGATAATAAAACAAGTATAAGAAAAATGTATAAAACTAGAGTTTATGCTTATAAAAATTATACTGTGTTTTATTTTGAAGCAAATGGTTTTTTAAGATCGCAAATTAGAATGATGATGGCAAGTATTTTAAAGGTATTAGAAGGAAAAATGAGCCAAAATGAGCTTTTAGAACAAATCAATGCTAAAAAAGCTCATTGTAGATTTTTAGCTCCTGCTAGTGGTTTGTATTTGAGCAAGATTTCTTATCATAATAATGCATGA
- a CDS encoding LptF/LptG family permease, whose amino-acid sequence MKLVYKYLLNQFLSTMLSLFFTLFIIVSIIFFIQLAKITAYIEITFFELIKLYIFLLPKILIFTLPISFFIALTLAFYRLSRENESTVLFALSIAPGMIASFFAKIAALVSAFMLVVVLVFIPISFELFDNFVDYKKISAKVSIKTGEFGQRYGEWLVFIDTKNSDETYKNIIMYHPKKNSQDKEQVILAKEGKLETNDGVITFKLDEGKAYEIKEEDWHISSFKNLLIKSKLSSKELNTKSFYGYWSDVTNNKEKAKEFVIYILIALFPLASVLFALSFGIVTYRYEKGFAYFGIFVIIFAYFTLLISFYNPPFVAIAVIFSSFLIASLFYFKAKIASKY is encoded by the coding sequence ATGAAACTAGTTTATAAGTATTTGCTTAATCAGTTTTTAAGCACAATGTTGTCTTTGTTTTTTACCTTATTTATTATTGTTTCGATTATATTTTTTATACAACTTGCTAAAATTACTGCTTATATTGAAATTACTTTTTTTGAGTTAATCAAATTGTATATTTTTCTTTTGCCAAAGATATTGATTTTTACTTTACCCATATCTTTTTTCATAGCTTTAACTTTGGCCTTTTATAGACTTTCTAGGGAAAATGAAAGCACAGTGTTATTTGCTTTGAGCATAGCTCCAGGTATGATAGCAAGTTTTTTTGCAAAAATTGCAGCTTTAGTAAGTGCTTTTATGCTTGTTGTGGTTTTGGTTTTTATACCTATATCTTTTGAACTTTTTGATAATTTTGTAGATTATAAAAAAATTAGTGCTAAAGTAAGTATAAAAACAGGAGAATTTGGACAAAGATATGGAGAATGGCTTGTTTTTATTGATACTAAAAATTCTGATGAAACTTATAAAAATATCATAATGTATCATCCAAAGAAAAACTCACAAGATAAAGAACAAGTGATTTTAGCCAAAGAAGGAAAGTTAGAAACAAATGATGGAGTGATTACTTTTAAACTAGATGAGGGAAAAGCTTATGAGATTAAGGAAGAAGATTGGCATATTTCGAGTTTTAAAAATTTATTAATTAAAAGCAAACTTTCTTCTAAGGAATTAAATACCAAAAGTTTTTATGGGTATTGGTCTGATGTGACAAATAATAAAGAAAAGGCAAAAGAATTTGTTATTTATATTCTTATAGCTTTATTTCCTTTAGCTAGTGTGCTTTTTGCACTCTCTTTTGGTATAGTAACTTATCGTTATGAAAAAGGTTTTGCTTATTTTGGAATTTTTGTGATTATTTTTGCTTATTTTACGCTTTTGATTAGTTTTTATAATCCTCCTTTTGTAGCTATTGCTGTGATTTTTTCAAGCTTTTTAATCGCTTCTTTGTTTTATTTTAAAGCAAAAATTGCAAGTAAGTATTAA
- a CDS encoding prepilin peptidase has protein sequence MIFFFLLLGLCVGSFVNVVILRTINKESIISPRSKCPKCLKTLKFYHLFPLLSFVFLKGKCAFCKEKISLIYPFNELICACLFVFAFYLIEDAFQILIFACMLAVLLVLSWMDYYLKAVSEFWLWILFILAFYFDFLHNGLNLENFQDSFLFRVCFGAGLIFILKSMINFIKNFKKRDEILESLGEGDVIIIALIFGIFGYEKGFLILFISSFLSLLMFIKIAKKDYQMPMIPFLFCGILINLSIESIL, from the coding sequence TGATATTTTTCTTTTTATTGCTAGGGCTTTGCGTGGGTTCTTTTGTCAATGTTGTGATTTTAAGAACAATTAATAAAGAAAGCATAATAAGCCCAAGATCAAAATGTCCCAAATGTCTTAAAACTTTAAAATTTTATCATCTTTTTCCTTTATTATCTTTTGTATTTTTAAAAGGCAAATGTGCTTTTTGCAAAGAAAAAATTTCTTTGATTTATCCTTTTAATGAACTTATTTGTGCATGTTTGTTTGTTTTTGCTTTTTATCTAATTGAAGATGCTTTTCAAATTTTAATTTTTGCTTGTATGTTAGCTGTATTATTAGTACTTTCTTGGATGGATTATTACTTAAAAGCAGTGAGTGAGTTTTGGCTTTGGATTTTATTTATTTTGGCTTTTTATTTTGATTTTTTACATAATGGTTTAAATTTAGAAAATTTTCAAGATAGCTTTTTATTTCGAGTGTGTTTTGGGGCAGGGTTAATTTTTATACTAAAAAGTATGATTAACTTTATTAAAAATTTTAAAAAAAGAGATGAAATTTTAGAAAGTTTAGGGGAAGGTGATGTTATAATAATAGCTTTGATTTTTGGAATTTTTGGCTATGAAAAAGGCTTTTTGATTTTATTTATTTCAAGTTTTTTAAGTCTTTTGATGTTTATAAAAATAGCTAAGAAAGATTATCAAATGCCTATGATTCCTTTTCTATTTTGTGGAATTTTGATTAATCTAAGTATAGAAAGTATATTATGA